A portion of the Toxoplasma gondii ME49 chromosome VIIb, whole genome shotgun sequence genome contains these proteins:
- a CDS encoding hypothetical protein (encoded by transcript TGME49_263637), with the protein MERRPVNDGERKKRGEKREEEKTTTRKKDATNKKTEKNKTGAQAANAGTARRLQSMKKNHKKKRKAHKEAGAALYVERPAKGCEGVVHSSGETKQKTERQEETNERADVPAAALQRAFVGGKKPRDL; encoded by the coding sequence atggaGAGGCGACCTGTGAACGatggggagaggaagaaacgaggagagaagcgagaggaggagaagacaacgacgaggaagaaggacgccacgaacaagaagacagagaagaacaagacggGCGCTCAGGCGGCAAATGCAGGGACAGCGAGGAGGCTCCAGTCGATGAAAAAAAAccacaagaaaaaaaggaaagcacACAAAGAAGCAGGAGCCGCGCTTTATGTCGAGAGACCCGCAAAAGGTTGCGAAGGCGTCGTCCACTCTTCaggcgagacgaagcagaagacggagagacaggaagagacgaacgaaaGAGCGGATGTTCCCGCTGCCGCACTCCAGCGAGCGTTTGTGGGTGGAAAGAAGCCTCGAGACTTGTAG
- a CDS encoding hypothetical protein (encoded by transcript TGME49_263630~Signal peptide predicted by SignalP 2.0 HMM (probability 0.601) with cleavage site probability 0.349 at residue 29) produces the protein MLEVKRRSFSVSFRFLLSFLLQRTTPTLGCIQGKNRDTRLSGAFGGFPVRKQRLSFLSPSAMAHYGLLFARGWFTKSLGATVFGLIGVHQLAKKYYDIPTYRDFNLTNWSYALERENLRRQGIDPDSVDLTGENNA, from the exons atgTTGGAAGTGAAAAGACGGTCTTTCTCAGTcagttttcgtttccttttgtcctttcttctccagagaacTACGCCGACGCTGGGCTGCATTCAGGgcaagaacagagacacaaggcTCTCTGGCGCCTTCGGAGGATTTCC agTGAGAAAACAAAGGCTTTCCTTCTTATCACCTTCCGCGATGGCGCATTAcggccttctcttcgctAGAGGCTGGTTTACCAAGAGCCTCGGCGCGACAGTCTTCGGACTCATCGGAGTTCACCAGCTCGCGAAAAA gtaCTACGACATACCCACCTACCGAGATTTCAACCTGACCAATTGGTCTTACGCtctggagagggagaacctGCGTCG ACAAGGGATTGACCCTGACAGCGTCGATTTGACGGGGGAGAACAACGCATGA
- a CDS encoding hypothetical protein (encoded by transcript TGME49_263642~Signal peptide predicted by SignalP 2.0 HMM (probability 0.930) with cleavage site probability 0.810 at residue 20), giving the protein MHTAIFVHLCMPVFLRCLQGTPWRVAASSRFNAFLCGGSQRQTSPTVSPRGLRVSRNRAPAANGLPPLRQRTAVDRQAAAEVEARDDESGGERLHFLRGEIGAQALERRPKALFSASQRNRKKPTEETKKTKE; this is encoded by the exons atgcacaccgCCATATTTGTGCATTTGTGCATGCCCGTTTTCCTGCGCTGCCTGCAAGGAACACCGTGGAGAGTAGCTGCTTCT AGTCGCTTCAACGCTTTTCTGTGTGGAGGTTCACAGCGGCAGACTTCTCCAACTGTTTCGCCTCGAGGTCTGCGAGTTTCTCGCAACAGAGCGCCTGCAGCGAATGGCCTGCCGCCACTCCGCCAGCGTACAGCAGTCGACCGacaagcagcagcagaggtAGAGGCGCGTGATGATGAATCAG GCGGCGAACGCCTGCATTTCCTTCGCGGCGAAATTGGCGCGCAAGCGCTCGAAAGGAGACCCAAGGCACTGTTTTCAGCCTCTCAGAGAAATCGGAAGAAGCcgacggaagagacgaagaagacgaaggagtgA
- a CDS encoding hypothetical protein (encoded by transcript TGME49_263633) translates to MKNAQKKREKEKKREKYKKKRVEKTSEKEEKKRRREKKMQAEETQKKRGEERKRQLGLEMDKQGEEAEKARKSF, encoded by the coding sequence ATGAAGAACgcgcaaaagaagagagagaaggagaagaagagagagaagtacaagaagaagagggtggagaagacaagcgaaaaggaagagaagaagcgaaggagggagaagaagatgcaggcggaagagacgcagaagaagaggggggaggagaggaagcgccaGTTGGGACTGGAGATGGACAAGCAAGGGGAGGAGGCTGAGAAGGCGCGGAAATCTTTTTAG
- a CDS encoding hypothetical protein (encoded by transcript TGME49_263639), giving the protein MQSKPRLLPGKGGNTKGEREEDREEEAEEREEAEESEEGDKQEGEAGEGEGEERDGFCFLCSRCAGSFA; this is encoded by the exons atgcagtccaaACCTCGGCTGCTCCCAGGGAAAGGCGGCAACACcaaaggagagcgagaggaagacagagaagaagaagcagaagaaagagaagaagcagaagaaagtgaagaaggagacaaacaagaaggagaagcaggagaaggagagggggaagaacgaga cggtttctgcttcctctgcagtCGGTGCGCTGGCTCGTTTGCCTGA